TAGTTTTCGTTCAGAAGGAACATATTCTAGCTTAATGACTTCGTTCTCACACAATTCTCGAATAAAATGATATTTAATATCTATATGTTTAGTACGAGTTTGTTCAACGGGATTTTCTGTTAGACGAatagcacttgagttatcacaaagaaTACTTATAGTTGGAATATTTATATCATAGTCAATGAGCATTTCCTTCACCCAGAGAAGTTGAGCACAACAAGTACCAACACCAATGTATTCTTCTTCACAGGTTGAGAGGGactgtgagttttgtttcttgttgtgcTAGGCCACAAGGTTTTGACCAACATAGAAACAAGCACCAGTTGTACTTTTGCGATCTTCTACACATCCTACCCAATCAACATCAAGACTGTTATTCGTAACCATTGAATGCGATAAACCATAATCCAGGGTGCCATTAACATATCTTATGATCCTTTTTACAGCTTTTAGATGTGATTTTGTAGGATTTGCTTGAAACTTGGCGCAACATCCTACGCTGAAAGCAATATCCGGCCTTATTGCAGTGAAGTACAATAGACTTCCTATCATGGATCGGTACAATTTCTGGTCTACGTATTTTTCACCTGGACTAGACTGAAGTTTTCCAGTAGTTGGCATTGGCGTTGCCATAAGAGTTGTATCCTTTAGCTCAAATTTCTCACCTAAATTCctggcatatttttcttgagaaagaaaaaTGTTGTCTTTTTGCTGTTGTATGTGCAAACCTAAAAAATATGATAGTTCTCCAACATTACTCATTTCGGATTCCCCACTCATAATATTTATGAACTCATCTGTGAGAGATTTTGAGGTGGACCCATAGatgatgtcatcaacataaaTTTGTGCAACAAGTACATTCTTTCCATTCAATTTGGTGAAAAGAGTCTTATCAGCACCACCACCTCTAGAGAATCCTTTTTTAAGTAAAAAGGATGTCAACTtgtcataccaagctcttggagcttgttttagaccatataatgcctttttgagctaaAAAACATGATCTGGAAATAATGGATCTTCAAATcttttaggttgagcaacaaaaACTTCCTTTTTTAAATCTCCATTAAGAAATGTAGACTTAATATTCATTTGAAGGAGCTTAATCTTAAGATTACATGCATATGCAAGTAAAAGTCTAATTTATTCTAAACGATCTACATGAGCAAAAGTTTCATCGaaatcaataccttcaatttgagaatatccttgagcaaccagtctagctttgtttcgAACAATAGTTCTGTGTTCATCAGATTTGTTCTTGAAAATCCACTTTGTTCCTACGATGTTGACACCTTCTGGTTTTAGGACACGTTATCATACTCCTTGCCTTTCGAATTGATTAAGTTCCTCATGCATTGAGCTTACCCAAGCGGGATTACTAAGAGCTTCCTCAATATTTTTTTGGCTCTATTGAAGAAAGAAAGCATATGTAATGACAGACACTTTGAAGTTCCCTTTGAGTCATAACTCTGGCATTGGCGTCTCCAATGATATCATCAGTGGAATTTCTTTGATGTACCCACTTTGCAGGTTTGTGGACTTCACTTTCAGTATCGTTGGGTTGCTCAACTATATTGTCATTgtcatctttatcatctatgtAATAAATGGTAGGAACAATTGTTGGTTCCTCTTcaatatgtttttatttattaacaGTTTATGAAGGAGGAAGTTCCGCAGCAATATGATTATCTTGACGAAAATCACTATGTCATCAATAGCAACATtatcagattccatcatgactttggtTCAAATATTATAGACTCCGAATGCACGGCTAACAGAAGCATAaccaagaaaaattccttcatcacttttggaatcaaattttcctctatgCACTATGTCCTTAAGTATATAACATTTTCTTCAAAAAACCCTTAAATAGcttagattgggttttcttccataccataactcatataGTGTATTTAGAGtttttgatcttaaataaactctATTTATGAGATAACAAGTTGTGAAAACATCTTCCCCCCAGAGTAGATCTTTGTTGTGAAGCATTACTCTAGCCATTTATTGAGTATTTCTATTATTTCTTTCAGCTACACCGTTTGCCTGCGTGTAATGGGAGCAGAAAATTGATGAGTAATTCCAAGTTGATTACAATATTCATATACTTTTGTATCCTTGACATCTGTACTACGATCGCTTCTTACTTTCttaagtttgcgaccttgttcattttgaatttactcacaataatcttgaactcctCAAGAGTGTCATTTTTGTGCTTTAGAAAAGCAATCCATGTGAATcgtgtgtaatcatctaccattacTAAAGCACATTTCTTTCCTCCAACAGTTGCTTGTTGGGTGGGACCAAATAGATCCATATGAATAAGATCGAGAGGAGCACGTGCTATATCTTGAGAAAGTTTGTGTGAaatttttccttgcttacccttttgaaaaacaccacatacaccttctactttagtatttattttgggaatgcctctgacaagttcacgattaatgagcttacccagcattcggtagttgatatgaccaaacTGCTCATGTCACAAATGAGTTGACTCTACCTTGGTCAGGTTACAATATAGATTAGACTgtatatcaagaagataacaattattcatactttgtcgtcctcgaaaaattatttttccagatttatcttcaatatcacaacctcCCATATTGAAAATAACCTTAtgacctttatcacaaatttgacttacTGAAAGAAGATTAGCTTTCATACCTttgacataaacaacatcatgaatttcaggaatacCTGGAAGTTTGATAGTTCCCTTTTTGCCGAAAGACAACTGCTTCCATCTAGATCATTGTATCAATTCATCAAGAACATGTAGTTGTACTGATTGATTAATACAACTAAAAGCACTAAACACCAGAGACTGCAGCAATATGCCTTATCCTTTTTCATGTCATATGTTGATGCTGCCTTACCGTTGCCTTGTTTACTTTAAAGCTTATGAATGATGTTCTTAATTTGAAGTTCTACTATCTTTATGTGGGTATTGCTTAGATAAATTATGACTCACCAGATGTAGGTGATGAATAGGAAACTGGATCGTCCCTGCCTTGCTTGTTGCATGACCTCAAAACTATCACGATTAATGACGTCCAAGGATGATTTAATGAACTCAAGTTTTTAGATATTTTGCTGAAGAATACCATGGTATTAGAAATTCtggtgcttttctgtaattgggAAAATGTCCTAGGTGATAAGGCATTGAAAAAACGAATGCTAAAATTTACTGAGATGTTAATAGCATTTTCAAGCAGGGGCGGAAGTAGGATGTGGAACAAGGAGTAGTTTGGAAAAGGTTTATGCATGATACGGATGGCTTGATATCAATTTCAGCTGCGTTTGCATTGGAGTGGGCTAACTCCACtacctatttaaaaaaaaaaaatcaattttgggGTGGCTTAAACCAGCCCAAGTCTGGCGGTAGATCCGCAAATAATTCCAAAAGTGTCTCGAATGGTCACATTCATGCGCTTCTAAAGTCGTAAGTTTACATTTTGCTCCCTCGTTTTCCTCAATTGTGAAATTTCAGTTCTACCATATGCAATAAATGCAAGGAAGCAAGGATGGGCATCTGGGATAACAATTAGAACACACATTACTAAAAAGTCAATATTTTTTACTTGGTCAACACCCATCTCTCTCAGGCGTCTAATACTCATATTTTTTACTTAAAAAGTCAAAGAAAGGAAAGTATTTGGCAACAATCATACATTTCCATGATATATGGGGAAGACTTCTTCAACCATCTTCATTAACACAGAAAACAGAATCCTAACACTAGTTCATGGTTTGCAATCTTCCCTCtagccatgaatacatcattTAAAAATGAAACAAGGTTTTTTCATTTTAATCTTGCAATAATAGTTCTAGCATTCACTGTCATCTGTCTAATGTTGTTGTAGCTACAAAAGAAGATGATATAAGGGGTCTAAAAGGAGTAAAAGCTTCATTTATCTATCTTCAAGGAACGTTGGACTCATGGGTTTTTAATACTTCTTCACTAGGAGGTTACGTTTGTGTATTCTCAGGTGTTGAGTGTTGGAATACAAGAGAAAATCGAGTATATGGTCTTCAACTTCCATCAAGCAAACTTTCTGGGCAAGTTCCTAATTCCTTACAATACTGTGGCGGTCTTCAAATCTTAGATCTCTCTGGTAATAATATTCCAGGTACAATTCTTTCTCAGATATCAAACCCTTTAAACTCCTAAACCATGCGAGTCCATGCATCGCGCGGTGAGAATACCCACCTTTGGGTGAGCGTCCCCGCTCCCTTGAAAATTTTCCATTCCACTTTTCCTGAAATTATATGAATGTAACAGTGAATACCCGTTTTTTGATGAAAAAAcagtttcaaaaaaaagaaaaaaaaacattctttccgaaacataaaaaaaaaaaaaaaactcgctctctctattctcctctcgagttttcttttcttctttctgctaGGGTTCTACTTTTTGAGTTTCATTATACAGGGAATATCAATGACGATTCTTTTTGTTTACGGTTTCATATTGTTGGTTAAAGAGCAATACTTCGAAACAAAATGCAAAAGCTTGCCAGAAGCCGAAAAACAGTGAAGATAGTAAtgtttccggtgttgaatctcttctaCTTAAAAAGAGTTAAAGAGATTATAGATTTGCTTCAGCAAAAGCTTGAATCAGTGATTCAGGTTCCTGTAGAAGAAAACCTAAATCACTTATcaccttttcatcttcatctttacctctgttcttaaaaaaaaaaagatgtcatTTACGGTTTGTTGTTTTTctatatttattttgatttgggTGTTGTTCGACTGATTCTTTTGATTTGTCTCACTGTGTTTTAGTTTTGCAGGTGAGGGTTCATTACTTCATCTCTCTTCACCGGACATGATTTAGGTTTCTCTTTTGATTGGGGTTtcttattttagggttttcagttgCAACCTAACCAAGATTATTGCTTTGTTCCTTTTCTCTGTTCAATTTTGATTTTGCTCTTAGTTTCGAATTAGGATTTTTAATTATtcataattttgttttgattttgcaggCAAATTAATCTCTCTGCAACAATCGATACTCATATTCAGCTGCTGATAtacattttgttttgattttatcacGAATTTAATCTAAGCTTGCAGTATACCCTAACTTTTAACCACAACAGAGTGCACATGAACTATAAGCGATTCATTGGTTTTGTATGATATTACATGTTTTAGCCGTAGAGGTGAACACATTTTTTCTACATTTTTTCTGCATGTTTCACATCATTATAGTTGGGAGTCAAAATTAGATCCTTTCGAATTATAATATGGTACCCTGAATTTTTTTGATAGGATTTTTGTTTATTGTTTGTTCATTGTAGTCCATGTACCATCTGTCTAAGATAGATTTTTGTGTTGTTCGCTAGATCGACCGTTCACAATATTGCAGTAGGACTGTCTTTGAGGATGCCAAACACGAATTGGTCAAGCACTTCTTCTGGGATGAAGATTTCCGGTCCATCCAGGGTGCAATTCTACGTAAGAGGAAAGAACTGGGACAGTAAGGTTTGGTGATTATCTTAGCCTCTTCATGTTTAATGGACCAGGCTTGACTCATCTTCTTAGTTGAATTCATTtgatattattatttcatttctaTATTTTGGTGAAGTTTCCCTTCATAATAGGACCTCGAGTATGGGAGGCAGGAAGATCATATTAGTGTATCACTAAGTTGGTGAAGTTTCCCTTCATAATAGGACCTCGAATATGGGAGGCAGGAAGATCATATTAGTGTATCGCTAAGGTATGGTGGAAATATACAACTATTTTATTGTTGTAGTACCTCCAATTTGATGTCATCAAATGTTGAGAATTTTATGCCTATAAGCTATTTAATTGAACAAAAAAATGTTGATTATCAAAGTTATTTATACTAAACAACATAGTTACAAATCTTGACATGATGCATTCCTTTTTCATGCATATGAAGGGAATGACGGTGGTGTGCACAAAGAAGATAGTTTAATTTCATTGCTTGACATGGTTTTCCCTTAGattttttgattttgtataattTCTTTTTAGAATAAAGTTTCATGGTTCAGTTTGGTCCATTAATGAACGAGTCTCTAACAGGTTTAGCTGGACTATGTGTAGGATATGGTGCATTTTCCCTAAGCATCATCTAATATATTTGGAGAACCAAGCATCCTTAACATGTGTATGTCGCTGCTGAGATTTCTACGTGCATGGTAACCATTTCGTCGATAAGAAGTGGTGACCTTCTCATGGCGGCATTTGGTTGGGTTGACAACTCCATTTTGCCACAGTGGCAAATGTGGAGCTAGCTTCGTTTATGCCATGGAACCACCTTTTTCTTAATTTCACTATAGTTTTACCATGTCAGTATCATTTGGTTTTGTGTGAATTCTCTTCCAGAATTATTGTCGTTGAACTGTATCTACCACCCTCACTAAAAATCAACTTATGCTTGATGCTTGCTGAAAGTGCAATAAATTTATCATTGACAAGTTTGCTCCCTCCCCGCTTTCCAGTTACAACTCATATTGACGGGGCTATGATTTTAGTAtctgttttcctttttttttttttttttttttttttttttttttttttttttttttttttttttttttttttatcctggCCAACCAAAATTGATAAGACCATTAGTTGAACGCTGCTTTGATAAACAAGCTTTGTAGTCATAATGTTCTCATTTTCTTACTAATTGATTATATCATTTTTGTAACTATTGCAAGATCATAAAACTAAGATTATTTTCCGTGAATAATTGCAGGCACAAGCATTAGTTGCTTCAAAAATCATATAGATGTTGATGAACAACGTAGGAGACAGTCAAACTCATGGTTATGCCAACCGTACTCATGAAGAACAACGAAATCTACGATTGAAGCTCGACTTAGAACCAGGAAAGTGCTGAAATATGACTGTGTTTAACAAATTGAtttggaaaaaataaactcaGCCCGTGCTTTGCCACTAGCATCTCCCACATCCGAAATCACTGTGATACTATGTCGGGCAAAGATCCATAGCGTCCAGTTTGAGTTCTTTTTACCGATACTATTGGAGATGCTTCTGCATTTACTTTTGCTG
This DNA window, taken from Papaver somniferum cultivar HN1 chromosome 3, ASM357369v1, whole genome shotgun sequence, encodes the following:
- the LOC113359596 gene encoding uncharacterized protein LOC113359596, yielding MDLFGPTQQATVGGKKCALVMVDDYTRFTWIAFLKHKNDTLEEFKIIVRFSRGGGADKTLFTKLNGKNVLVAQIYVDDIIYGSTSKSLTDEFINIMSGESEMSNVGELSYFLGLHIQQQKDNIFLSQEKYARNLGEKFELKDTTLMATPMPTTGKLQSSPGEKYVDQKLYRSMIGSLLYFTAIRPDIAFSVGCCAKFQANPTKSHLKAVKRIIRYVNGTLDYGLSHSMVTNNSLDVDWVGCVEDRKSTTGACFYVGQNLVA